One Rosa chinensis cultivar Old Blush chromosome 5, RchiOBHm-V2, whole genome shotgun sequence genomic region harbors:
- the LOC112168022 gene encoding LRR receptor-like serine/threonine-protein kinase GSO1 isoform X1: MERAQFFLLCITLLLCMARAQTNLTTDQSALLALKANVTSDPQDLLSNWSTNTSACNWVGVTCGHVHLRVAALNLSYFGLTGRIPPELGNLSFLVVLRLRNNSFNGTLPVELAGLRRLKLVNFKYNNFMGEIPSWFGSLSSLKALNLYGNRFTGSIPAAIFNLSALQVFDLRNNQLSGSIPREIANLTMLKHLYLDNNNFQEISDEIGSLHQLDLLSMQYNGLKGRVPLVFFNMSSLTILGLSGNSFSGRLPDNICQNLPSIQRLYFSINQFDGPLPSQLWQCKQLLVLSLSVNNFSGSIPRNIGNLTKLQKIYLDFNNLTGTIPHEIGYLQNLEILSLLANSFSGSIPTTLCALTELLSLNLGKNKLTIDTSTPEANIFSCLANLKNLWRLNLSSNPLYATLPVSLKNFSTSLQYLGMSSCNIGGNIPNGIGNLSNLTVLDLGYNQLGGSIPTTMGRLQNLQGLYLTDNKLQGFIPDELCQLNNLVDLVLGGNQLSGSVPSCLGNLTALRTLSLGSNSLTSTVPSAVWGLTYVLHINLSSNSLLGPISADVGNLRVVTNIDLSRNNFSGTIPSNIGSLENLVNLSLANNNLEGPIPSSFGNLGSLELLDLSRNNLSGIIPDSLQALLHLRYLNLSFNKLHGEIPTGGPFKNFSVQSFLSNDGLCGASQLDFRPCRTPVQYSRTASSSMLKYIIPGMLAAMLVLTFIWLFTLHKKGDAEVATEHTLIPELLRKKVTYQEILTATNGFNETNLLGSGGFGSVYKGILSNGIAVAIKVFNLQHEEAFKKFDVESELLSNVCHHNLIKIIGSCNQSHFKALVLDYMPNGSLERLLYSEEYCSLKILERLNIMIDVASALEYLHHGYSIPIVHCDLKPSNILLDNDMVAHVADFGIAKLLGGGDTVTETLTLATVGYMAPEYGIEGIVTRKGDVYSFGIVLMETFTKKKPTDEIFVGEMSLKRWVADSLLSDAVLEVVDGSLLGKDEDHDFVNKRDCLSSIMRLALDCSAESVEERVSMQDAAVTLHKIKNNFLKDIGGV; encoded by the exons ATGGAGAGAGCTCAGTTCTTCCTCTTGTGCATAACATTGTTGCTTTGCATGGCCAGAGCACAAACCAACTTGACGACAGACCAGTCTGCTCTTCTTGCTCTCAAAGCTAATGTCACTAGTGACCCTCAAGACTTGTTGTCCAACTGGTCTACCAATACCTCCGCTTGCAACTGGGTTGGGGTTACTTGTGGTCATGTCCATCTTAGAGTCGCTGCCTTGAATCTCTCTTATTTTGGCCTCACAGGTAGAATTCCTCCGGAGCTAGGAAACCTTTCATTTCTTGTTGTGCTACGCTTGAGAAACAACAGTTTTAATGGCACTTTGCCTGTGGAATTGGCTGGTTTGCGCCGATTGAAGTTGGTTAACTTCAAATACAATAACTTTATGGGGGAGATTCCATCATGGTTTGGGTCCTTATCCAGTCTTAAAGCCTTGAATTTGTATGGGAATCGGTTCACAGGATCCATACCTGCTGCTATCTTCAACTTATCTGCTCTGCAAGTATTTGATCTGAGAAATAACCAGCTATCAG GTAGCATACCGAGAGAAATCGCGAACTTAACAATGCTGAAGCATTTATACCTTGACAATAACAATTTCCAAG AAATTTCGGATGAGATCGGCAGTTTACATCAGCTGGATTTGCTGTCTATGCAATACAATGGCCTAAAAGGGCGTGTTCCTTTGGTTTTCTTCAACATGTCTTCTTTGACTATTTTGGGCCTTTCAGGAAACAGTTTCAGTGGTCGTCTTCCTGACAATATATGTCAGAATCTTCCTAGTATTCAAAGGTTGTACTTTTCTATCAACCAGTTTGATGGTCCACTTCCATCCCAATTATGGCAATGCAAACAGCTTCTTGTATTGTCATTATCTGTTAACAATTTCAGTGGAAGTATACCCAGAAATATTGGCAACTTGACTAAGTTACAGAAGATTTATCTAGACTTCAACAATTTGACAG GTACTATTCCGCATGAGATTGGCTATCTTCAAAATTTAGAGATATTGTCACTCCTTGCTAACTCATTTTCTGGGTCCATTCCTACCACACTCTGTGCCTTAACAGAACTCCTGTCACTTAACTTGGGCAAGAATAAGTTAACCATTGATACTTCTACTCCAGAAGCCAACATTTTCTCTTGTTTGGCCAATCTTAAAAATTTGTGGAGATTAAATTTGTCAAGCAATCCATTATATGCCACGCTTCCTGTTTCCCTCAAGAACTTCTCTACATCCCTTCAATATCTGGGTATGAGCAGTTGCAACATAGGGGGTAACATTCCCAACGGTATTGGCAACTTGAGCAACTTGACAGTCTTAGACTTGGGATACAATCAACTGGGTGGATCAATTCCAACTACAATGGGAAGACTACAGAACCTCCAAGGTTTGTACTTGACTGATAACAAATTGCAAGGATTTATTCCGGATGAACTTTGTCAACTAAACAATCTAGTTGACTTAGTTTTGGGTGGTAATCAACTTTCTGGTTCTGTACCTTCCTGCTTGGGTAATCTAACAGCTCTAAGAACTCTGTCATTAGGGTCCAATTCTTTAACTTCAACAGTACCATCTGCAGTGTGGGGACTTACATATGTCTTACACATAAACTTGTCATCCAATTCTCTACTTGGTCCTATCTCAGCAGATGTTGGAAATTTAAGAGTTGTCACAAATATAGATTTGTCAAGGAACAACTTTTCAGGTACTATACCAAGCAACATTGGGTCGCTTGAAAACTTGGTTAATCTCTCCTTGGCAAATAACAATCTCGAAGGCCCAATTCCCAGTTCATTTGGCAACTTAGGAAGCCTGGAGCTCTTGGATCTATCCAGAAACAATCTATCTGGAATCATTCCAGATTCTTTACAAGCGCTCTTGCATCTCAGGTATCTGAATTTGTCTTTCAACAAACTCCATGGAGAAATTCCAACAGGTGGACCTTTCAAAAACTTCTCTGTTCAGTCATTTCTCTCAAATGATGGACTATGTGGTGCATCCCAGCTTGATTTTCGACCATGCAGAACCCCTGTACAATATTCAAGGACAGCTAGTTCATCTATGTTGAAATATATTATTCCAGGGATGTTGGCAGCAATGCTTGTATTGACCTTCATATGGTTGTTCACACTACACAAAAAAGGGGATGCAGAGGTTGCAACAGAGCATACCTTAATACCTGAGCTTCTTCGGAAAAAAGTTACATACCAAGAAATTCTAACTGCTACAAATGGCTTCAATGAAACCAACTTACTTGGCTCTGGGGGATTTGGCTCAGTGTATAAAGGAATACTTTCAAATGGGATAGCGGTTGCTATAAAGGTGTTCAATTTACAACATGAAGAGGCTTTCAAAAAATTTGATGTTGAAAGTGAACTGCTAAGCAATGTTTGTCATCACAATCTTATCAAAATCATCGGTAGTTGCAACCAAAGTCATTTCAAAGCCTTGGTACTTGACTACATGCCTAATGGGAGCCTCGAGAGGTTGCTGTATTCTGAAGAATACTGTTCTTTGAAAATCCTAGAGAGGTTGAACATAATGATAGATGTTGCATCGGCGTTGGAATACCTTCATCATGGTTATTCAATACCAATTGTCCATTGTGATTTGAAGCCAAGCAATATACTACTAGACAATGATATGGTTGCACATGTTGCTGATTTTGGCATTGCAAAACTCTTGGGTGGAGGGGATACTGTGACCGAAACCCTGACACTAGCTACGGTTGGGTATATGGCTCCAG AATATGGAATAGAAGGAATAGTTACCAGAAAAGGGGATGTGTACAGTTTTGGTATAGTATTAATGGAGACTTTCACAAAAAAGAAGCCTACAGATGAGATATTTGTTGGGGAAATGAGTTTAAAGCGATGGGTTGCAGATTCGTTACTTTCAGATGCAGTACTTGAAGTTGTGGATGGCAGTTTACTTGGGAAAGACGAAGATCATGATTTTGTGAATAAGAGGGATTGTTTATCTTCCATTATGAGGTTGGCACTAGATTGTTCTGCAGAATCAGTTGAAGAGAGGGTAAGTATGCAAGATGCAGCAGTCACACTCCATAAAATCAAGAACAATTTTTTGAAGGACATTGGAGGTGTGTGA
- the LOC112168022 gene encoding LRR receptor-like serine/threonine-protein kinase GSO1 isoform X2, whose product MERAQFFLLCITLLLCMARTQTNLTTDQSALLALKANITSDPQDLLSNWSTNTSVCNWVGVTCGHVHLRVAALNLSYFGLTGRIPPELGNLSFLVVLRLRNNSFNGTLPVELAGLRRLKLVNFKYNNFMGEIPSWFGSLSSLKALNLYGNRFTGSIPAAIFNLSALQVFDLRNNQLSGSIPREIANLTMLKHLYLDNNNFQEISDEIGSLHQLDLLSMQYNGLKGRVPLVFFNMSSLTILGLSGNSFSGRLPDNICQNLPSIQRLYFSINQFDGPLPSQLWQCKQLLVLSLSVNNFSGSIPRNIGNLTKLQKIYLDFNNLTGTIPHEIGYLQNLEILSLLANSFSGSIPTTLCALTELLSLNLGKNKLTIDTSTPEANIFSCLANLKNLWRLNLSSNPLYATLPVSLKNFSTSLQYLGMSSCNIGGNIPNGIGNLSNLTVLDLGYNQLGGSIPTTMGRLQNLQGLYLTDNKLQGFIPDELCQLNNLVDLVLGGNQLSGSVPSCLGNLTALRTLSLGSNSLTSTVPSAVWGLTYVLHINLSSNSLLGPISADVGNLRVVTNIDLSRNNFSGTIPSNIGSLENLVNLSLANNNLEGPIPSSFGNLGSLELLDLSRNNLSGIIPDSLQALLHLRYLNLSFNKLHGEIPTGGPFKNFSVQSFLSNDGLCGASQLDFRPCRTPVQYSRTASSSMLKYIIPGMLAAMLVLTFIWLFTLHKKGDAEVATEHTLIPELLRKKVTYQEILTATNGFNETNLLGSGGFGSVYKGILSNGIAVAIKVFNLQHEEAFKKFDVESELLSNVCHHNLIKIIGSCNQSHFKALVLDYMPNGSLERLLYSEEYCSLKILERLNIMIDVASALEYLHHGYSIPIVHCDLKPSNILLDNDMVAHVADFGIAKLLGGGDTVTETLTLATVGYMAPEYGIEGIVTRKGDVYSFGIVLMETFTKKKPTDEIFVGEMSLKRWVADSLLSDAVLEVVDGSLLGKDEDHDFVNKRDCLSSIMRLALDCSAESVEERVSMQDAAVTLHKIKNNFLKDIGGV is encoded by the exons CTGGGTTGGGGTTACTTGTGGTCATGTCCATCTTAGAGTCGCTGCCTTGAATCTCTCTTATTTTGGCCTCACAGGTAGAATTCCTCCGGAGCTAGGAAACCTTTCATTTCTTGTTGTGCTACGCTTGAGAAACAACAGTTTTAATGGCACTTTGCCTGTGGAATTGGCTGGTTTGCGCCGATTGAAGTTGGTTAACTTCAAATACAATAACTTTATGGGGGAGATTCCATCATGGTTTGGGTCCTTATCCAGTCTTAAAGCCTTGAATTTGTATGGGAATCGGTTCACAGGATCCATACCTGCTGCTATCTTCAACTTATCTGCTCTGCAAGTATTTGATCTGAGAAATAACCAGCTATCAG GTAGCATACCGAGAGAAATCGCGAACTTAACAATGCTGAAGCATTTATACCTTGACAATAACAATTTCCAAG AAATTTCGGATGAGATCGGCAGTTTACATCAGCTGGATTTGCTGTCTATGCAATACAATGGCCTAAAAGGGCGTGTTCCTTTGGTTTTCTTCAACATGTCTTCTTTGACTATTTTGGGCCTTTCAGGAAACAGTTTCAGTGGTCGTCTTCCTGACAATATATGTCAGAATCTTCCTAGTATTCAAAGGTTGTACTTTTCTATCAACCAGTTTGATGGTCCACTTCCATCCCAATTATGGCAATGCAAACAGCTTCTTGTATTGTCATTATCTGTTAACAATTTCAGTGGAAGTATACCCAGAAATATTGGCAACTTGACTAAGTTACAGAAGATTTATCTAGACTTCAACAATTTGACAG GTACTATTCCGCATGAGATTGGCTATCTTCAAAATTTAGAGATATTGTCACTCCTTGCTAACTCATTTTCTGGGTCCATTCCTACCACACTCTGTGCCTTAACAGAACTCCTGTCACTTAACTTGGGCAAGAATAAGTTAACCATTGATACTTCTACTCCAGAAGCCAACATTTTCTCTTGTTTGGCCAATCTTAAAAATTTGTGGAGATTAAATTTGTCAAGCAATCCATTATATGCCACGCTTCCTGTTTCCCTCAAGAACTTCTCTACATCCCTTCAATATCTGGGTATGAGCAGTTGCAACATAGGGGGTAACATTCCCAACGGTATTGGCAACTTGAGCAACTTGACAGTCTTAGACTTGGGATACAATCAACTGGGTGGATCAATTCCAACTACAATGGGAAGACTACAGAACCTCCAAGGTTTGTACTTGACTGATAACAAATTGCAAGGATTTATTCCGGATGAACTTTGTCAACTAAACAATCTAGTTGACTTAGTTTTGGGTGGTAATCAACTTTCTGGTTCTGTACCTTCCTGCTTGGGTAATCTAACAGCTCTAAGAACTCTGTCATTAGGGTCCAATTCTTTAACTTCAACAGTACCATCTGCAGTGTGGGGACTTACATATGTCTTACACATAAACTTGTCATCCAATTCTCTACTTGGTCCTATCTCAGCAGATGTTGGAAATTTAAGAGTTGTCACAAATATAGATTTGTCAAGGAACAACTTTTCAGGTACTATACCAAGCAACATTGGGTCGCTTGAAAACTTGGTTAATCTCTCCTTGGCAAATAACAATCTCGAAGGCCCAATTCCCAGTTCATTTGGCAACTTAGGAAGCCTGGAGCTCTTGGATCTATCCAGAAACAATCTATCTGGAATCATTCCAGATTCTTTACAAGCGCTCTTGCATCTCAGGTATCTGAATTTGTCTTTCAACAAACTCCATGGAGAAATTCCAACAGGTGGACCTTTCAAAAACTTCTCTGTTCAGTCATTTCTCTCAAATGATGGACTATGTGGTGCATCCCAGCTTGATTTTCGACCATGCAGAACCCCTGTACAATATTCAAGGACAGCTAGTTCATCTATGTTGAAATATATTATTCCAGGGATGTTGGCAGCAATGCTTGTATTGACCTTCATATGGTTGTTCACACTACACAAAAAAGGGGATGCAGAGGTTGCAACAGAGCATACCTTAATACCTGAGCTTCTTCGGAAAAAAGTTACATACCAAGAAATTCTAACTGCTACAAATGGCTTCAATGAAACCAACTTACTTGGCTCTGGGGGATTTGGCTCAGTGTATAAAGGAATACTTTCAAATGGGATAGCGGTTGCTATAAAGGTGTTCAATTTACAACATGAAGAGGCTTTCAAAAAATTTGATGTTGAAAGTGAACTGCTAAGCAATGTTTGTCATCACAATCTTATCAAAATCATCGGTAGTTGCAACCAAAGTCATTTCAAAGCCTTGGTACTTGACTACATGCCTAATGGGAGCCTCGAGAGGTTGCTGTATTCTGAAGAATACTGTTCTTTGAAAATCCTAGAGAGGTTGAACATAATGATAGATGTTGCATCGGCGTTGGAATACCTTCATCATGGTTATTCAATACCAATTGTCCATTGTGATTTGAAGCCAAGCAATATACTACTAGACAATGATATGGTTGCACATGTTGCTGATTTTGGCATTGCAAAACTCTTGGGTGGAGGGGATACTGTGACCGAAACCCTGACACTAGCTACGGTTGGGTATATGGCTCCAG AATATGGAATAGAAGGAATAGTTACCAGAAAAGGGGATGTGTACAGTTTTGGTATAGTATTAATGGAGACTTTCACAAAAAAGAAGCCTACAGATGAGATATTTGTTGGGGAAATGAGTTTAAAGCGATGGGTTGCAGATTCGTTACTTTCAGATGCAGTACTTGAAGTTGTGGATGGCAGTTTACTTGGGAAAGACGAAGATCATGATTTTGTGAATAAGAGGGATTGTTTATCTTCCATTATGAGGTTGGCACTAGATTGTTCTGCAGAATCAGTTGAAGAGAGGGTAAGTATGCAAGATGCAGCAGTCACACTCCATAAAATCAAGAACAATTTTTTGAAGGACATTGGAGGTGTGTGA